In the genome of Populus nigra chromosome 19, ddPopNigr1.1, whole genome shotgun sequence, the window GAGAGCTGCTTTATGCATGTATACAGCTCCTTCCTAACAAACACACATGGGCACACACTATTTCAGACAATTCAATGCAAGGCATCAAAAGTGgcagataattttaaaaatttagctacTTTTCTGCccttagtatttttattttacaagctCGCTACTTTGGTGGGTTGCTGAATTTTGAGTTTAATCATTTCTATACAAATCAGGATTCTCTGTTAAAAAAGGTGAATCGAAAGGGCCTTCTCAACACCTGAAAACAGAAGACAAAGACCTTAAATCTGAGAAGCATGATAATGACGTGAGTCATCAATGATATGTTGTTGCTGAGTTTTTCatgcaattgttttttcatatctTATCCTAGGTAGTCTCTGATCTTGTATAATACTCCATTATACTCTGTATAGAGCTTTATGTTTTGTGGTCCATTCAGGTTTTATCTGCTGGTAATTATGccaaaaagatgaaattaaagtttaCCAAGGCTTGGATTTCATTTCTTAGGCTACCACTTTCAATTGATGTGTACAAGGAGGTAAGGCTCTTGGCCCCACACTTGTATTGGTGCACTTATGTTTAGTTTTAAGGCTGATATTGAGTTTGGATTTCCTTTTTTTGATGTGGCAGTGGTTTATTTGAACACTGGCCTTTGCGTACtcttgcccccccccccccccccccccatgaCCATCTGTTATTGTAGTGCATTATTCTGTTTTGATATGCTTGTCTTTGATGCACAGGTTCTCTCCAATCTCCATCAAGCAGTCATCCCTCACCTGTCTAATCCAATAATGTTATGGTATAGCATTACAGTGGATATTTTTTACCTCATGGATATGAATACCTCGTCCTACTTGTAACTGAATTGCTGATTTGCACTTAATTGCGCAGTGACTTTTTGACAAGATCATATGATATTGGAGGTGTTGTCAGTGTCATGGCCCTTAGCAGTCTCTTCATCCTCATGACTAAGCATGGTTTAGAATATCCCAACTTCTACGAAAAACTGTATGTGCTCCTCTTACCTTCCATCTTTATGGCGAAACACAGGGCAAAATTCTTTCAGGTAATGTCCATACGAACATAAATCAATGTGATCTGTGGAATTATTTCAATTGACAGCATATTAAGTGAAATCAAAACTAGCTGTTAAGATAGTTGCATGTGATACCTACATGCTATGGATTGATGACAGCTTTTATTCATCTTTACATATGCTGATTGGTAATATCATGCTTTATGTTTGGGTTTATTTAAGGTGATTTgataatcatataatttttgaaagttCAAATGAAAACATTAAGTATATGTTACGCTCAATGGCCTTGAATTTGATAAACACCCCATCCCCTATAAACAATATTTATGAAATCAGCCCAAGATGTCACAAAATAATACTGGAATATGCTGATAAATTTCGATCTTTTTTAATACAATCTGATGATGTGCATTTATCTTGCTGTAGCTTCTTGATTCTTGTCTAAAGTCACCACTTCTCCCAGCATATCTGGCTGCTGCTTTTGCTAAGAAATTGAGTAGACTGGCACTTGTAGTCCCTCCTTCTGGAGCATTGGTTATTATTGCATTGATTCACAACCTCCTCAGGAGACATCCTTCAATCAACTGTTTGGTGCACCAGGTATCCATACATTCTAATATTTTCATGAAGACTGTCTTTGCTGATTTATCAGTTATTTGTTTGAGCGGGATGGCATGTATTCTGCATTTGATTAACAGTTGTATGcaccttataatttttttattagaaattgtcTGGAATCTACCTTCATCATCACTTTATCAGAGTGATTGTGGAGAGCATAGAAAGATGTCTCTACCTTTTCTTCATTTACTGTAAGAGATGATGTCTCTGTATGGTTTTATTGGAGAAGAATTGTCAAGCATGTCATGTgtatttatggtatttttttcaGGAAGACAGTAATGATACTACAGACAACAATTCCGAAGGAGAAGGGGTAGATAATGAAAATGAATTTGGGGCTAGCACAAATATTGCAGCCAGAAAAGCTGGCATCGATCATTTTGACAATGAGGAAAGCAACCCCTTAAAGTCCCATGCCTTGGGTAAGTGTTGCACATGTATGTTTTTGAAGTTGGACATAACTTTGTCCTTGCATtgacaataataattttcaaacagGAAGCTCTCTATGGGAAATTGATAGCCTTCGTCACCACTACTGCCCTCCTGTTTCAAGGTGTGCATACATCTTGGATGCTTGTTCATCAAGTGTGCTGTACTTTTATGCCTCCTGATGTCTGATTTGTTGCATGATTAGGTTTGTCCAGTCACTTGAGAATGACTTGACAGTCAGAGCCAAAACCACTGAAGTTAATGTtgaggattttagttctggctCATATGCGACCATATTTGGAGAGGAGGTAATGTTTTGAGTTATCCTCTAATTAGCATAAATTTATTACGATTGATGTATGATTTGACTGCAAATGAAATAACCAGTGTTGTGTCATTTTAGTTCCAAACAAATAATGGGATCAATTTTGACTCATTTGGCTCAGTTTATTATTAGAAATATGTTGTGGTGAATGTTCTTAACATCCAAGTATTTTAGATTAGATATCTTTATGTTATGGAGGAAGAGTAACCATCTTAACCTCGCTTCATTGCATCTCCTTGGGACAGTAACAACAATAACGGGAATTTTTCTCATGTTGGCGAGGGGGTAGTGGATCATGTGTTTTACACAGCTATTTCATCCCTGAATGCAAGCAGCAAATTCTAATTGCTGTCAAATTTGTTCCGTGGTTTCTTCTTGTTCTGTAACTTGGGACAGTGTTTGCTGATTTATTGACTCCATTCGGTCATCGGGAATTTGGGATGGGCTTTTTATCTCTTGTTCCTTGTAATAGGTTGATTGATCTCCATGCATGTCACTTGATGTGTAGGAAGGACTCTTTCTCTTGCTCCTTTGTATTTGATAATTGATGCTCATATTCGTGTCTGGCCTGGCGAACCTACATTGCAGATTAGACGAAGGGTGAAACAGGTGCCAGTGGCGTTCTACAAAGCAATTCCAACCTCTTTGTTTTCGGAGACTGATTTTAGTGGATGGAGCTttaaagaggaggaggagagcaAGGGAAAGAAATCTGGAAACGGTATCTTAAACTCATCGGGAGACGAGGATGGATGTTGCACAAAACGACAACGGGTAGAGTGCTAAGTAGATGGTAGGGACATGAATGAGGGGGGCGTGGAAAACCAAGTGCGGTGGATCTGTTCAGATATTAAAATGAGAAGAGTTTATTTAAGTAGTGCGAGCTATAATTGTACCGAGGCTGTAGCCATTAGCCATACATTGCGCAATGACAACAAGTAGAGGAGAAGAATGGCTGGCATCCTTGGAGGGTCAATGTATTTTTCTCACCATGTGCTTTTGCGAATTTcttccgtttttttttttttttaaaaaaggaaaaagatgcGTATCTGGTTTTgttgaagaaagaagaaagatagTCACTTTGTTTATGATGGTAGAATGTACTTTTTAACTAAcaatgtatgtatttttttattaactatatGCCAAAGATACCCTCACGATCATTTCTGAGAGGTAGcctctttttatataataataataaaaagaaaaaaaaaggtagtgtAGTTGTAGTGATATTTGGAAGGGTGGGTAAAGAATGGAAATAGACGGCAGGCAAGGCTAGAGTCTAGACAGGCTCGTCTAATCAAAACCGTCGATGCTATTCGGCCTTGGTACCAATAATTCCAAGGAATCTAGTCAGGTTTTGGACAGGGGGTGCTGGACCGGTGGGTTTCTTAGAAGAGAAAAGTCAACtaacagagagaaagagagggttcGTGTAGGTGGTGGGAGgagttaaaaaggaaaaagaaaaggtggaaGCAACAGATTTAGATTACAAAGCCAGAGTCAGACTGTCAAACTGTGTGTTTGTTTCATGATCAATCTCGAGGGAAAGAAAAGACGGAGGGCAGTGCAGGGCAGGGCTGGCCAGGTTGTATTCAGGGTTTAGGGAAAagatcaatcaaatataaataaaatcttggGTGCTTCTTCTACattcatacatacatacatacatacatacatttcCATCTCCCCTTTTTCTTATCAATTGCCATTGTTGTTTGGCTTTTGCTGCCCATCACCCGCCCATCATTTGATGTTTTTGGCTCCAGTCATATCATACCATTCCCCCCCGCTCGCTGCCAATCTTACTCTCAAGGTAAGAAATCTAATTCCCCTTTCTTTTTTAGGGTTCTTGACCATGATTTTAACCTATCCATCTCTTTCTTTGAGAGATCCATTTCTCTTTCATTCCCTCCCCCTTTGGGTTCCCAATCTTAACTACTTCGCCATTGAATTTCTTAGATGTGAATAAGGATTATAttacctttcctttccttttttttttttttttgcaattgctTTATTGCTCTCTGGATATGAACCGGGCTTTGATTAGATTTGTATTTTGGGTGTTTGAATCATAGTggatcccccccccccctaatgCTCTCTTCCCATCTGCTTCATTTCTTCATACAATGAATAATGCTCCCCTCTCTTTATATTATTTCCCATTATTCTTATTACAAATCACTTTCCTCTTGACATTAACAATCTCTTCTGCAAGTTGATctggtcttcttcttcttcttcttcttctttgcgtTTCTTTTCCTGACATTTTCCAATGTTTTTGCTCCAGGTTTGTGAGACTTGTGCAACTGGGGCCAATCTTTGTCCATGTTTCTTGCCGCTAGGATTCTTAAATAGCGTTGTGCTGGGTAGAGAGTGAAGGTGAAGTATGAGGGGGTGGAACATCCCTAGACGTTATTGGATTGTCATCTTGACTTTCGTTTGCACTTGTGTTTGTTATATAGAACGAGTGGGTTTCTCCATTGCGTATACTATTGCAGCGGATGCAGCTGGAGTGAACCAATCCAGTAAAGGCACTATACTTTCTACTTTCTATTATGGTTATGCTTGTTCTCAGGTCCCTGGAGGCTGGGCTGCTCAGAAATTTGGGGGAAGGAAGgttctccttctctcttttcttttgtggtCATCCACTTGTTTTTTGATACCGCTCGATCCTAATCGGGTTGTCCTCTTGGTGGTGGCCCGCTTGCTTGTTGGTGTTGCACAAGGGTTCATCTTTCCCTCCATCCACACTGTCCTGGCACAATGGGTTCCTCCCCATGAAAGGTCTAGATCCGTGTCGCTTACAACTTCTGGAATGTACCTAGGTGCAGCTATGGGGATGCTCGTGCTTCCGAGTCTGGTGAAATTCAAGGGCCCTCAATCTGTTTTTCTCGCTGAAGCAATATTAGGCCTTTCATGGTCTGTGCTTTGGCTTCGATTTGCAAGTGACCCTCCTCGTTCTGAGCATCCAAAGGCCACTGCTGCTGGTTTTGGGGAATCTTTACTGCCACTCAAAGCTAGTCAAAAGGCAAAAATGGAGAATGGAGGAACTGCTGTTAGAACAGCCAGAATTCCATGGAAGAGAATTTTTGTCAGCTTACCAATTTGGGCAATTGTGGTGAATAATTTTACGTTCCATTATGCTTTGTATGTGCTGATGAACTGGCTGCCAACATACTTTGAGCAGGGCCTCCAGCTGAGTCTTCAGGAAATGGGTTCTTCAAAGATGATGCCTTACTTCAACATGTTCATATTCTCAAATATAGGCGGAGTGGTGGCTGACCACTTGATCACAAAGAGAATTTTATCTGTGACGAGAACCCGGAAGCTCTTGAACACTGTAGGATTTTTAGTTGCTTCTCTTGCTTTGATAGCACTTCCTATCTTTAGAACTTCCAGTGGGGCTGTCTTCTGCTCTTCTGTGGCGCTTGGCTTTTTGGCACTGGGAAGAGCTGGGTTTGCAGTGAATCATATGGATATTGCTCCAAGATATGCAGGAATAGTAATGGGGGTTTCTAACACAGCTGGCACTCTAGCTGGAATTATTGGGGTTGATCTAACTGGCAAAATTCTCGAAGCTGCTACCACCACGTACTCAGATCTTTCTAGTCCAGAAAGCTGGAGATCTGTATTTGTCATACCTGGTTTGCTCTGCATTTTTAGTACTTTcgtgtttttgttgttttcaactGGAGAGAGGATTTTTGACTGAGGTAAGCCGCGCATTGCTTGGAATATGGTCATCTAATAGAGAACTgaacatataaatttcttcttgagGCCCTCTGCCTCCTGTTCCAACATACCACCTCTCTGGAAGGGTGTGTATTAGTGAACATCTAGAGTTGTCGATATAGAGTGGACAGCTTCAAggaatccattttttttattagtcagAGTGAATTGCTAGAGGCTTATATGCCCATTTTTCTAAAACACCATGCTAGAgcagtattaatttttttttggaaagtctCGTCACTTCCTTTGAGAGGCGGTACATAATTTGCTCTTCGCAAGTCAAAAATGGTACTGTACTGTTGCGAAGCTGTGTAATTTAATGAAGAGACATGTTTATTACCTTGCTAGGCATGAATGAACGTTGTATCCTAGATGCTATAATAAGACCTTTTGTTCTCCTTGAAGATTGAGAGATTCCCCTGATTTTTATAGAATGGCTGCTTGAAATATCAATGAACAATTCGTGAATCATTTGGTTCTTCGAAGTAACGTGATCAACAACTGTACACGTGCTTTTGACTTGTTTGTTTGAAAGAGATTGCGTGATGCATTTTAATTCATGCTTCTTCTAATACTTTTCTAGTGCTAAGATCCTAAGTGGGTGTCCGGCgctatctaagttttttttttctattcttaaaAAGGAAgcaaataaggaaagaaaaaaaccgaAACTGCTGACATGAGTCAATAATCCCGTGtaattttgataatatatataaataatgtcaaaagaaaaaaaaagaaaaagataaaaatcaattctcaataaattaaattttaaatgataaaattaaaaaaaatatatatcaattaagaacatataaaaaagattttggacaattcatattaatatttgaaCCTCATGACCCTATTCACGAGTTTAAGACTAATCTTATTATAGATTAAAGATCTCAATCACAAAACAGTtgagagattaatttttttaaaaggcaataaaaaaagaaccaaaacaacaaaaaagacaataaaagaaattttgataaGATTCTACTGCTTGGAATATATTTGGATCTATAGAAGGAATTTTGATAAGATTCTAATTAAGTTGGAAAGTCGATATTCATACCTTTTCAGTAATATATGGTAGGCATATTAATTCATC includes:
- the LOC133679427 gene encoding protein NUCLEOLAR COMPLEX ASSOCIATED 4, with the protein product MAAPPPNPINKPRNPKKHSLKDLKTLGHQLLSSRTHINNLPLLLTYISPNFPPQHVLESLLSLQSFFSPILTDLPSSSRSPTHNKDNDEPDADVIYKTWLRSKFDEFVKSLVDVAVSPKAEDALKEVVLDTLMEFVKTGNGGRFNSAIYHRFLVNIVQSTESLDFVLELLASKYFKYIDIRYFTYINIEKFAKNLEVKDISDGKTESGDKVGESDSRESLELSIYKIHYIISNIPPLEDPKQNSDYELWGGSGFSVKKGESKGPSQHLKTEDKDLKSEKHDNDVLSAGNYAKKMKLKFTKAWISFLRLPLSIDVYKEVLSNLHQAVIPHLSNPIMLCDFLTRSYDIGGVVSVMALSSLFILMTKHGLEYPNFYEKLYVLLLPSIFMAKHRAKFFQLLDSCLKSPLLPAYLAAAFAKKLSRLALVVPPSGALVIIALIHNLLRRHPSINCLVHQEDSNDTTDNNSEGEGVDNENEFGASTNIAARKAGIDHFDNEESNPLKSHALGSSLWEIDSLRHHYCPPVSRFVQSLENDLTVRAKTTEVNVEDFSSGSYATIFGEEIRRRVKQVPVAFYKAIPTSLFSETDFSGWSFKEEEESKGKKSGNGILNSSGDEDGCCTKRQRVEC
- the LOC133679428 gene encoding probable anion transporter 5, with translation MRGWNIPRRYWIVILTFVCTCVCYIERVGFSIAYTIAADAAGVNQSSKGTILSTFYYGYACSQVPGGWAAQKFGGRKVLLLSFLLWSSTCFLIPLDPNRVVLLVVARLLVGVAQGFIFPSIHTVLAQWVPPHERSRSVSLTTSGMYLGAAMGMLVLPSLVKFKGPQSVFLAEAILGLSWSVLWLRFASDPPRSEHPKATAAGFGESLLPLKASQKAKMENGGTAVRTARIPWKRIFVSLPIWAIVVNNFTFHYALYVLMNWLPTYFEQGLQLSLQEMGSSKMMPYFNMFIFSNIGGVVADHLITKRILSVTRTRKLLNTVGFLVASLALIALPIFRTSSGAVFCSSVALGFLALGRAGFAVNHMDIAPRYAGIVMGVSNTAGTLAGIIGVDLTGKILEAATTTYSDLSSPESWRSVFVIPGLLCIFSTFVFLLFSTGERIFD